A genomic window from Dethiosulfovibrio russensis includes:
- a CDS encoding TonB-dependent receptor plug domain-containing protein, translated as MRQKTAISLIPMLAAAVIASSTETSAMDIAPVTVTASYLEDFQELSPGTISVIRPDETKGEFKTLPDLLRQSVGVHITEIQGHGGYTVASIRGSTSSQVAVYVDNVLMNSASEPTVDLSTVPIENVERIEIYRGHIPARFGVSGMGAVINIVTKAPSKSENSVMIGAGSLGLEKWSSRTVFPTGSGTSLFTTELEGYDGDFSFHNTRGTANGKDDYEAKRQFNSYTFEDLMYKWADDDWTFKTHYYHKNRDVPYSARLNNDVIENGTLYGRRRQDISKKEISIARDLQMGSFDGDVYLLYMDESKEFKDPTGTRRGNMPSWSDFDSSRIEGGIQLNRWIGESQQLSFYGNWAFEDHDVAGDGGYSIYNIEHYSRHSLKLTLEDTIFPFEGTDIQIVPMIRYNKVGEDDGWSWSLAGSYPLSGGWNIKSSIGHYFRSPSFYEIFGDGVYIVPNDSIKAEEGDQWDLGLRWNGNIGSVKTEAGITYFHSKTEDLIVFVDKGPFQGKYENIDDAEVDGIEAEINAKWDKSSLSIGYTYMDSTNLAVNEQYRDNPLPNRPEHAWHLRFQQGFGESLTGFAEVSYISDNYLDQLGEVVWSDYSKVDLGGKWRIEEDLLLSMGVNDVFDTTKNIHSYGVSLPGTTLTPQYPLEGRTFYLSIIWDI; from the coding sequence ATGAGACAGAAAACAGCGATCAGTCTCATCCCCATGCTGGCAGCGGCCGTTATAGCCTCATCTACCGAGACGAGCGCCATGGACATAGCACCCGTCACCGTCACAGCCTCCTATCTGGAGGACTTCCAGGAGCTCTCTCCCGGAACGATATCGGTGATACGTCCGGACGAGACCAAAGGGGAATTCAAGACCCTCCCGGACCTGCTGAGACAGTCGGTGGGGGTTCACATAACGGAAATACAGGGACACGGAGGCTACACTGTCGCGTCCATAAGAGGAAGCACATCCTCACAGGTGGCGGTCTACGTGGACAACGTGCTTATGAACAGCGCAAGCGAACCTACGGTAGACCTTTCCACCGTTCCGATAGAGAACGTCGAGAGGATAGAGATATACAGAGGACATATCCCCGCCAGATTCGGAGTCTCCGGCATGGGCGCCGTCATAAACATCGTCACGAAGGCCCCCTCCAAATCGGAGAACTCCGTGATGATCGGGGCCGGTTCTTTGGGGTTGGAGAAATGGTCCTCCAGAACAGTTTTTCCCACCGGATCTGGAACCTCTCTGTTCACCACGGAGCTGGAGGGCTACGACGGCGATTTTTCCTTTCACAATACCAGAGGGACCGCCAACGGAAAGGACGATTACGAGGCCAAGAGACAGTTCAACAGCTACACCTTCGAGGATCTGATGTATAAATGGGCCGACGACGACTGGACCTTTAAAACCCACTACTATCACAAAAACAGGGACGTTCCATACTCGGCCAGACTGAATAACGACGTCATCGAAAACGGGACCCTATACGGCAGGCGAAGACAGGACATATCGAAAAAGGAGATCTCCATCGCCAGAGACCTGCAGATGGGGAGTTTCGACGGAGACGTCTATCTTCTCTACATGGACGAATCCAAGGAATTCAAGGATCCTACCGGGACCAGAAGAGGAAACATGCCCAGCTGGAGCGACTTCGACTCCTCCAGAATAGAGGGAGGAATACAGCTCAACCGCTGGATAGGAGAATCTCAGCAGCTGAGTTTCTATGGAAACTGGGCCTTCGAGGACCACGATGTCGCCGGCGACGGGGGATACTCCATCTACAACATCGAGCACTACAGCCGACACAGTCTGAAACTGACACTGGAGGACACTATCTTCCCCTTCGAGGGAACGGATATTCAGATCGTGCCCATGATACGTTACAACAAAGTCGGCGAAGATGACGGTTGGAGCTGGTCTCTTGCCGGGTCCTATCCTCTATCGGGAGGATGGAATATCAAGTCCTCCATAGGACATTATTTCAGAAGTCCCAGCTTCTACGAGATCTTCGGAGACGGGGTCTATATCGTACCCAACGACTCAATAAAAGCCGAGGAAGGAGATCAGTGGGACCTGGGGCTCCGCTGGAACGGAAATATCGGATCGGTAAAAACCGAGGCCGGTATAACCTATTTCCACAGTAAAACCGAGGATCTGATAGTTTTCGTCGACAAGGGGCCGTTTCAGGGAAAATACGAGAACATAGACGACGCCGAGGTAGACGGGATAGAGGCGGAGATAAACGCGAAATGGGACAAGAGCTCCCTCTCCATCGGTTATACCTACATGGACAGCACCAACCTGGCGGTCAACGAGCAATACAGAGACAATCCTTTGCCGAACAGGCCGGAGCATGCCTGGCACCTTCGGTTTCAGCAGGGATTCGGCGAAAGTTTAACAGGATTTGCCGAGGTCTCCTATATCTCGGATAACTATCTCGACCAGCTCGGAGAGGTGGTCTGGAGCGATTACAGCAAGGTAGACCTCGGAGGTAAGTGGCGTATCGAAGAGGACCTATTGCTTTCCATGGGAGTTAACGACGTTTTCGACACTACGAAGAATATCCATTCCTACGGAGTCTCTCTGCCGGGGACCACCCTGACGCCGCAATATCCTCTGGAAGGAAGGACCTTCTATCTGTCGATCATATGGGATATTTAG
- the metK gene encoding methionine adenosyltransferase: MSEKLLISSESVTEGHPDKVADQISDGILDAILSEDPMGRVACETLVTTGLVQVAGEITTSTYVDIPRIAREIVKEIGYTRAKYGFDGETCAVLTAIDEQSADIAMGVDRALELREGDMTEEQINGIGAGDQGMMIGYATDETDEFLPMPFALAQRLSRRLSKVRKDGSVEYLRPDGKTQVTLEYDGDRAVRVDTVVVSAQHSPDVSLRDIREDLTEKVIDPILPKELLKGDLRILVNPTGRFVKGGPMADSGLTGRKIIVDTYGGMVPHGGGAFSGKDPTKVDRSGAYMARYAAKNVVAAGLASKCQIQVAYAIGVAHPVSVFVETFGTGKVSNDLLVSLVRKYFDFRPAAMIRDLELRKPQYRRLAAYGHMGRIDLTPVPAWERLDRAAALKAEAGF, from the coding sequence ATGAGCGAAAAACTTTTAATCTCTTCCGAGTCAGTCACCGAAGGCCATCCCGACAAGGTGGCGGACCAGATATCCGATGGAATACTGGACGCCATCCTTTCGGAGGATCCCATGGGGAGGGTTGCCTGCGAGACCCTTGTGACCACCGGCCTGGTCCAGGTGGCAGGAGAGATAACCACCAGCACCTACGTGGACATTCCCAGGATAGCCAGGGAGATAGTCAAGGAGATAGGCTATACCAGGGCCAAGTACGGTTTCGACGGCGAGACCTGCGCGGTTTTGACCGCCATAGACGAACAGTCCGCCGATATAGCCATGGGAGTGGACAGGGCCCTGGAGCTCCGCGAGGGAGACATGACGGAGGAGCAGATCAATGGCATAGGAGCCGGAGATCAGGGCATGATGATAGGCTACGCCACCGACGAGACCGACGAGTTCCTGCCCATGCCCTTCGCCTTGGCTCAGAGGCTCTCCAGAAGGCTCTCCAAGGTAAGGAAGGACGGTTCCGTCGAATACCTTCGTCCCGACGGCAAGACCCAGGTCACACTGGAATACGATGGGGACAGGGCGGTGAGGGTGGATACCGTCGTTGTGTCGGCCCAGCATAGCCCGGACGTCTCCCTCAGGGATATCCGTGAGGACCTCACCGAGAAGGTCATAGATCCGATCCTTCCGAAGGAACTCCTCAAGGGAGACCTGCGGATTCTGGTCAACCCGACGGGACGTTTCGTCAAGGGCGGCCCCATGGCCGATTCGGGACTGACTGGACGTAAGATCATCGTGGATACCTACGGCGGCATGGTCCCCCACGGCGGAGGGGCTTTCTCCGGAAAGGACCCGACCAAGGTGGACCGTTCCGGAGCCTACATGGCTAGGTACGCTGCCAAGAACGTCGTGGCGGCCGGTCTGGCCTCCAAGTGTCAGATACAGGTTGCCTACGCCATAGGGGTGGCCCACCCCGTGTCGGTTTTCGTGGAGACCTTCGGTACCGGAAAGGTCTCGAACGATCTCCTGGTGTCGTTGGTCCGAAAGTATTTCGACTTCCGTCCCGCCGCCATGATAAGGGACCTGGAGCTCAGAAAGCCTCAGTACCGTCGCCTGGCCGCCTACGGCCATATGGGGCGTATCGATCTTACCCCCGTTCCCGCCTGGGAGAGACTGGATCGGGCGGCGGCCCTCAAGGCCGAAGCCGGGTTTTGA
- a CDS encoding cupin domain-containing protein: MSYESYGGDKGPFRMEDLVKVQDGSVVSRTVIDRPEGTVTAFAFDGGQALSEHSAPYDALVQMIQGAMEIKVGGVPHSVKAGEWLMMPADVPHSVEAMEPSIMVLTMVRG; the protein is encoded by the coding sequence ATGTCTTACGAAAGCTACGGAGGAGATAAAGGTCCTTTTCGCATGGAAGATCTGGTGAAGGTTCAGGACGGTTCGGTGGTGAGCCGAACCGTGATAGATAGACCGGAGGGGACCGTGACGGCCTTCGCTTTCGACGGAGGGCAGGCTCTCAGCGAGCACTCCGCTCCCTACGATGCCTTGGTCCAGATGATCCAGGGAGCGATGGAGATAAAGGTCGGAGGCGTTCCCCACAGTGTGAAGGCAGGGGAATGGCTTATGATGCCGGCCGACGTTCCCCACTCGGTGGAAGCGATGGAGCCGTCGATAATGGTGTTGACGATGGTCAGAGGATGA